In Verrucomicrobiia bacterium, the DNA window GACCGCGCACTTGCAATGCGGGCGGGTTTCTAATACTCTCTTTTTGATGGTAGGGCATACTGACCGTATAAGTAATTGCAGGCTAGCGCGTTGCGAGGCTGGCGACCTATGAAATCCTACCCTTTCGAACGCCTCCAGCAGATTTATTCGCAACCTCTTTTCGACCTTATCCAGCAATCTCGGGCCGTTTATGTGGAGAATTGGCCCAATAATGAGGTCCAACTCTGCACCCTCTTGAGCATCAAAACCGGCGGCTGCAGCGAGGATTGTGCTTATTGTTCGCAGAGCGCGCGCTATGACACTGGCTTGCAAACCGAACGCCTCCTGTCCACCGCCGAAGTGCTCGAAGTGGCCCGCCGCGCGAAGTTCAACGGATCGACCCGCTTCTGCATGGGCGCGGCATGGAAGGGTGTCCGCGAAGGAACGCAGGCTTTCGATTCCGTGTTGGAGACCGTGCGCGAGGTCAGCAAGTTGGGCATGGAAGTCTGCGTCACGCTCGGCCAACTTACCGACGGTGCCGCACAACAATTGAAGGAAGCGGGCGTCACCGCTTACAACCACAACCTCGACACCAGCCCCGAGTTCTACCCGCAGATCGTCACCACTCACACTTTCCAGGATCGCCTTGACACCATTCGCGCCGTGCAAACCGCCGGCATGTCCGTCTGCTGCGGCGGCATCATTGGCATGGGCGAAACCGTCGCCGACCGTCTCCGCATGCTGGAAGTGCTCGCGAATTTCGATCCGCCACCCGAAAGCGTGCCCATCAACTGCCTGATGGCCATGCCGGGCACGCCGCTGGAAGACCAACCGCCTGTCGATGTCTTCGAACTGGTGCGCCTGATCGCCACGACGCGCATCGCACTGCCGCGCGCGAAGGTGCGGCTGTCCGCCGGACGCTCCCGCCTCTCGCGCGAAGCCCAGGCCCTCTGCTTTTTCGCCGGCGCCAACTCCATTTTCTACGGCAACAAGCTCCTCACTGCCCAAAATCCCGAGACCGACGCCGATCACGAGCTGCTTCAAGATCTCGGACTCGTACCCCAACCGCCGTTTTCCGATTCTCCATCGCCCGCTGCTGAAAAAGTGGCGGTCGAAACCTAATAAATGCCGTTTGGAGGGCCAT includes these proteins:
- the bioB gene encoding biotin synthase BioB, which translates into the protein MKSYPFERLQQIYSQPLFDLIQQSRAVYVENWPNNEVQLCTLLSIKTGGCSEDCAYCSQSARYDTGLQTERLLSTAEVLEVARRAKFNGSTRFCMGAAWKGVREGTQAFDSVLETVREVSKLGMEVCVTLGQLTDGAAQQLKEAGVTAYNHNLDTSPEFYPQIVTTHTFQDRLDTIRAVQTAGMSVCCGGIIGMGETVADRLRMLEVLANFDPPPESVPINCLMAMPGTPLEDQPPVDVFELVRLIATTRIALPRAKVRLSAGRSRLSREAQALCFFAGANSIFYGNKLLTAQNPETDADHELLQDLGLVPQPPFSDSPSPAAEKVAVET